Proteins co-encoded in one Muntiacus reevesi chromosome 13, mMunRee1.1, whole genome shotgun sequence genomic window:
- the LOC136145861 gene encoding uncharacterized protein, translated as MLAGTTEEACSRATGDLLQTLGILGYRASAKKAQIARQEVTYLGYKIRQGQRWLTQAMKETILQIPEPKTPRQVREFLGTVGYCRLWIMGFTEKARPLYEGSKETPNWTWTEPMKKAFQTLRQALLEAPALALPNPNKPFQLFVDEKQGIGKGVLTQQWGPWKRPVAYLSKRLDPVAAGWPPCLRIIAATALLVRDADKLTYGQQLSVYTPHAIEGVLKQPPGKWISNARLTHYQALLLDAPRVRFQTPCFLNPATLLPNPEKDRPLHDCNEILAEALAARKDLTDVPLSNSELVWFTDGSSYVKDGQRKAGAAIVDDSGQTIWAETLPPNTSAQKAELIALIQALEQAKGKRVTIYTDSRYAFSTAHIQGPIYQERGFRTAEGKEVKNLPEIRRLLEAVQLPRAVAIVHVPGHQKGEDLKARGNRAADAAAREAASRDYAAPILAVGLPPPGMGTLPPVPDYSLPDLAWINKDATLQKDDQDGWYRDQNNNLILPATLGRHLCEHLHTTTHLGEKKTLTLLQTACLRFPRQNAAVREIIQACEACQLMRAEKKQHSGMRSTELDPGFTAITCGKPRRKNRKKHEQNGRRVLTRQIL; from the exons atgttggctggaaccacagaggaggcatgcagccgtgccaccggggacctcttacagaccctaggcatcttggggtatcgtgctagcgcaaagaaggcacaaatagcccggcaagaggtcacctatttggggtataagatcaggcagggacaaaggtggctaactcaggccatgaaagaaacaatattgcagataccagagcccaaaacccctcgccaggtgagagagtttctggggactgttggatattgcagactgtggattatggggtttactgagaaggcccggcccttgtatgagggaagtaaagagaccccaaactggacttggactgagccaatgaaaaaggctttccagacgcttagacaggccctactagaagccccagcccttgccctgcctaacccaaataagccattccagctgtttgtagatgagaagcaaggaataggaaagggggtcttgacgcaacaatggggaccatggaagcggccggtagcatacctttcgaagcgattagacccggtggccgctgggtggcccccttgccttcgcatcattgcagctacagccctcctcgtccgcgacgctgacaagttgacgtatggacagcaactctcggtgtacaccccccacgccatcgaaggggttttaaagcagccgccgggtaagtggatctccaatgcccgcttgacacactaccaggccttgctgctcgatgccccacgggtgcgttttcagaccccttgcttcctaaatccggccacgctcctacctaacccagagaaggaccgccctctccatgactgcaatgagatactggctgaggccctggcggcacgaaaagacttaactgatgttcccttaagcaacagtgagctagtatggttcaccgatgggagcagctatgtaaaagatgggcaaaggaaggcgggagccgccatagttgatgattcagggcagacgatatgggctgagacacttcccccaaacacttctgcgcaaaaagcagaattgattgccctaatacaggctctagagcaagccaaagggaagagagtcaccatttatactgacagccgatatgctttcagcactgcccatattcaaggtcccatataccaagaaaggggatttcggacagctgagggaaaagaggtcaaaaatctgcccgagatccgcaggctcctggaggctgtccaactgccccgggcagtagcaatagtacatgtccccggtcaccagaaaggagaagaccttaaggcgcggggcaatcgtgccgctgatgcggccgctcgagaagcggctagccgggactacgccgcccccatattagctgtgggacttccacctcctggtatggggactctgccgccagtccccgactattccctccctgatctcgcttggatcaacaaggatgccaccctccagaaggatgaccaagatggatggtaccgggaccaaaacaacaacctgatattgcctgccaccctgggtcgtcacctgtgtgaacacctgcacacaactacccacttgggagaaaaaaagaccctaacacttctccagacggcctgcctgaggttccctcgacaaaatgcagctgtacgagagataattcaagcctgcgaagcgtgccagctgatgagggcagagaagaagcagcactcgggaatgag gtcgacggaattggaccctgggttcactgcaatcacgtgcggcaagccacgccggaagaacaggaaaaagcacgagcagaatggaaggcgagtcctcacccgtcaaatcctttga